One Camelina sativa cultivar DH55 chromosome 3, Cs, whole genome shotgun sequence genomic window carries:
- the LOC104777613 gene encoding beta-glucosidase 1 isoform X2 has protein sequence MDNGDIACDGYHKYKEDVKLMAETGLRAFRFSISWSRLILNGRGSINPKGLQFYKNFIQELVRHGIEPHVTLYHYDHPQYLEDDYGGWINRRIIKDFTAYADVCFREFGRYVKFWTTINEANIFTIGGYNDGNSPPGRCSFPGRNCLLGNSSTETYIVGHNLLLAHASVSRLFKQKYKDIQGGSVGFSLYAFDFTPSTSSKDDEIATQRANDFYLGWMLEPVIYGHYPDAMKKTVGSRLPVFSEEESEQVKGSSDFIETIHYLTASVTKNEMNPSLSRITDFNSDLGVSINSSFFSEGQVCWFSMGYGRHPGVYKAALWQSPVYILENGKIMKQDLELQQKDTPRIEYLEAYIGAVLKAVSHDYM, from the exons ATGGATAACGGAGACATAGCTTGTGATGGATATCACAAGTACAAG GAAGATGTGAAGCTTATGGCCGAAACTGGCTTACGTGCATTCagattctccatctcttggtcTAGGCTTATTCTCA ATGGAAGAGGTTCCATTAACCCGAAAGGTCTACAGTTCTATAAGAACTTTATCCAAGAACTTGTCAGACATG GAATTGAGCCACATGTTACACTTTATCATTACGATCATCCTCAGTATCTCGAGGATGACTATGGAGGATGGATCAACCGCAGAATCAT CAAAGACTTCACTGCTTATGCAGATGTTTGCTTCAGAGAGTTTGGGCGCTACGTCAAATTCTGGACCACGATCAACGAGGCTAATATATTCACTATTGGAGGTTACAACGATGGGAATTCACCGCCTGGTCGTTGCTCCTTTCCGGGCAGAAACTGCTTGTTAGGGAACTCTTCCACTGAAACATATATCGTCGGCCATAACTTGTTGCTTGCGCACGCCTCTGTTTCAAGACTATTTAAGCAAAAGTACAAG GATATACAAGGAGGTTCTGTAGGCTTTAGCTTATATGCATTCGATTTTACTCCTTCTACAAGCTCCAAGGATGATGAAATCGCAACGCAAAGAGCCAATGATTTCTACCTAGGATG GATGCTTGAGCCTGTTATATATGGACACTATCCTGATGCGATGAAAAAAACCGTTGGATCAAGACTGCCAGTTTTCTCAGAGGAAGAATCAGAACAAGTTAAAGGGTCATCTGACTTCATAGAAACTATACACTATCTTACCGCTTCTGTGACAAAGAACGAAATGAACCCTTCACTTTCAAGAATCACAGATTTTAACTCAGACTTGGGCGTATCTATTAATA GCAGTTTCTTCTCTGAAG gaCAAGTATGTTGGTTCTCCATGGGCTATGGAAGGCATCCTGGAGTATATAAAGCAGCGCTATGGCAATCCCCAGTCTACATTCTTGAGaatg GTAAAATAATGAAACAAGATTTGGAGCTGCAACAGAAGGACACACCAAGGATTGAGTACTTAGAAGCTTACATTGGAGCAGTGCTGAAAGCCGTTAG TCATGACTACATGTAG
- the LOC104777613 gene encoding beta-glucosidase 1 isoform X1, with product MDNGDIACDGYHKYKEDVKLMAETGLRAFRFSISWSRLILNGRGSINPKGLQFYKNFIQELVRHGIEPHVTLYHYDHPQYLEDDYGGWINRRIIKDFTAYADVCFREFGRYVKFWTTINEANIFTIGGYNDGNSPPGRCSFPGRNCLLGNSSTETYIVGHNLLLAHASVSRLFKQKYKDIQGGSVGFSLYAFDFTPSTSSKDDEIATQRANDFYLGWMLEPVIYGHYPDAMKKTVGSRLPVFSEEESEQVKGSSDFIETIHYLTASVTKNEMNPSLSRITDFNSDLGVSINSSFFSEGQVCWFSMGYGRHPGVYKAALWQSPVYILENGKIMKQDLELQQKDTPRIEYLEAYIGAVLKAVRNGSDTRGYFVWSFMDLYELLTGYEHSYGLYSVNFSDPQRKRSPKLSALWYSGFLKGKTTFLGSQGIMQSHSNFSSSS from the exons ATGGATAACGGAGACATAGCTTGTGATGGATATCACAAGTACAAG GAAGATGTGAAGCTTATGGCCGAAACTGGCTTACGTGCATTCagattctccatctcttggtcTAGGCTTATTCTCA ATGGAAGAGGTTCCATTAACCCGAAAGGTCTACAGTTCTATAAGAACTTTATCCAAGAACTTGTCAGACATG GAATTGAGCCACATGTTACACTTTATCATTACGATCATCCTCAGTATCTCGAGGATGACTATGGAGGATGGATCAACCGCAGAATCAT CAAAGACTTCACTGCTTATGCAGATGTTTGCTTCAGAGAGTTTGGGCGCTACGTCAAATTCTGGACCACGATCAACGAGGCTAATATATTCACTATTGGAGGTTACAACGATGGGAATTCACCGCCTGGTCGTTGCTCCTTTCCGGGCAGAAACTGCTTGTTAGGGAACTCTTCCACTGAAACATATATCGTCGGCCATAACTTGTTGCTTGCGCACGCCTCTGTTTCAAGACTATTTAAGCAAAAGTACAAG GATATACAAGGAGGTTCTGTAGGCTTTAGCTTATATGCATTCGATTTTACTCCTTCTACAAGCTCCAAGGATGATGAAATCGCAACGCAAAGAGCCAATGATTTCTACCTAGGATG GATGCTTGAGCCTGTTATATATGGACACTATCCTGATGCGATGAAAAAAACCGTTGGATCAAGACTGCCAGTTTTCTCAGAGGAAGAATCAGAACAAGTTAAAGGGTCATCTGACTTCATAGAAACTATACACTATCTTACCGCTTCTGTGACAAAGAACGAAATGAACCCTTCACTTTCAAGAATCACAGATTTTAACTCAGACTTGGGCGTATCTATTAATA GCAGTTTCTTCTCTGAAG gaCAAGTATGTTGGTTCTCCATGGGCTATGGAAGGCATCCTGGAGTATATAAAGCAGCGCTATGGCAATCCCCAGTCTACATTCTTGAGaatg GTAAAATAATGAAACAAGATTTGGAGCTGCAACAGAAGGACACACCAAGGATTGAGTACTTAGAAGCTTACATTGGAGCAGTGCTGAAAGCCGTTAG GAATGGATCAGACACGAGAGGCTACTTCGTATGGTCATTTATGGATTTGTACGAGTTACTAACCGGATATGAGCATAGCTACGGATTGTACTCTGTCAATTTTAGCGACCCCCAACGCAAGAGATCTCCCAAACTCTCTGCCCTTTGGTACTCTGGTTTTCTCAAGGGCAAAACCACCTTTCTTGGTTCCCAAGGCATCATGCAATCGCATAGCAATTTCTCGTCTTCCTCCTAG
- the LOC104777613 gene encoding beta-glucosidase 1 isoform X3: protein MDNGDIACDGYHKYKEDVKLMAETGLRAFRFSISWSRLILNGRGSINPKGLQFYKNFIQELVRHGIEPHVTLYHYDHPQYLEDDYGGWINRRIIKDFTAYADVCFREFGRYVKFWTTINEANIFTIGGYNDGNSPPGRCSFPGRNCLLGNSSTETYIVGHNLLLAHASVSRLFKQKYKDIQGGSVGFSLYAFDFTPSTSSKDDEIATQRANDFYLGCFFSEGQVCWFSMGYGRHPGVYKAALWQSPVYILENGKIMKQDLELQQKDTPRIEYLEAYIGAVLKAVRNGSDTRGYFVWSFMDLYELLTGYEHSYGLYSVNFSDPQRKRSPKLSALWYSGFLKGKTTFLGSQGIMQSHSNFSSSS from the exons ATGGATAACGGAGACATAGCTTGTGATGGATATCACAAGTACAAG GAAGATGTGAAGCTTATGGCCGAAACTGGCTTACGTGCATTCagattctccatctcttggtcTAGGCTTATTCTCA ATGGAAGAGGTTCCATTAACCCGAAAGGTCTACAGTTCTATAAGAACTTTATCCAAGAACTTGTCAGACATG GAATTGAGCCACATGTTACACTTTATCATTACGATCATCCTCAGTATCTCGAGGATGACTATGGAGGATGGATCAACCGCAGAATCAT CAAAGACTTCACTGCTTATGCAGATGTTTGCTTCAGAGAGTTTGGGCGCTACGTCAAATTCTGGACCACGATCAACGAGGCTAATATATTCACTATTGGAGGTTACAACGATGGGAATTCACCGCCTGGTCGTTGCTCCTTTCCGGGCAGAAACTGCTTGTTAGGGAACTCTTCCACTGAAACATATATCGTCGGCCATAACTTGTTGCTTGCGCACGCCTCTGTTTCAAGACTATTTAAGCAAAAGTACAAG GATATACAAGGAGGTTCTGTAGGCTTTAGCTTATATGCATTCGATTTTACTCCTTCTACAAGCTCCAAGGATGATGAAATCGCAACGCAAAGAGCCAATGATTTCTACCTAGGATG TTTCTTCTCTGAAG gaCAAGTATGTTGGTTCTCCATGGGCTATGGAAGGCATCCTGGAGTATATAAAGCAGCGCTATGGCAATCCCCAGTCTACATTCTTGAGaatg GTAAAATAATGAAACAAGATTTGGAGCTGCAACAGAAGGACACACCAAGGATTGAGTACTTAGAAGCTTACATTGGAGCAGTGCTGAAAGCCGTTAG GAATGGATCAGACACGAGAGGCTACTTCGTATGGTCATTTATGGATTTGTACGAGTTACTAACCGGATATGAGCATAGCTACGGATTGTACTCTGTCAATTTTAGCGACCCCCAACGCAAGAGATCTCCCAAACTCTCTGCCCTTTGGTACTCTGGTTTTCTCAAGGGCAAAACCACCTTTCTTGGTTCCCAAGGCATCATGCAATCGCATAGCAATTTCTCGTCTTCCTCCTAG
- the LOC104777613 gene encoding beta-glucosidase 1 isoform X5, with protein sequence MDNGDIACDGYHKYKEDVKLMAETGLRAFRFSISWSRLILNGRGSINPKGLQFYKNFIQELVRHGIEPHVTLYHYDHPQYLEDDYGGWINRRIIKDFTAYADVCFREFGRYVKFWTTINEANIFTIGGYNDGNSPPGRCSFPGRNCLLGNSSTETYIVGHNLLLAHASVSRLFKQKYKDIQGGSVGFSLYAFDFTPSTSSKDDEIATQRANDFYLGWMLEPVIYGHYPDAMKKTVGSRLPVFSEEESEQVKGSSDFIETIHYLTASVTKNEMNPSLSRITDFNSDLGVSINISSLKDKYVGSPWAMEGILEYIKQRYGNPQSTFLRMVK encoded by the exons ATGGATAACGGAGACATAGCTTGTGATGGATATCACAAGTACAAG GAAGATGTGAAGCTTATGGCCGAAACTGGCTTACGTGCATTCagattctccatctcttggtcTAGGCTTATTCTCA ATGGAAGAGGTTCCATTAACCCGAAAGGTCTACAGTTCTATAAGAACTTTATCCAAGAACTTGTCAGACATG GAATTGAGCCACATGTTACACTTTATCATTACGATCATCCTCAGTATCTCGAGGATGACTATGGAGGATGGATCAACCGCAGAATCAT CAAAGACTTCACTGCTTATGCAGATGTTTGCTTCAGAGAGTTTGGGCGCTACGTCAAATTCTGGACCACGATCAACGAGGCTAATATATTCACTATTGGAGGTTACAACGATGGGAATTCACCGCCTGGTCGTTGCTCCTTTCCGGGCAGAAACTGCTTGTTAGGGAACTCTTCCACTGAAACATATATCGTCGGCCATAACTTGTTGCTTGCGCACGCCTCTGTTTCAAGACTATTTAAGCAAAAGTACAAG GATATACAAGGAGGTTCTGTAGGCTTTAGCTTATATGCATTCGATTTTACTCCTTCTACAAGCTCCAAGGATGATGAAATCGCAACGCAAAGAGCCAATGATTTCTACCTAGGATG GATGCTTGAGCCTGTTATATATGGACACTATCCTGATGCGATGAAAAAAACCGTTGGATCAAGACTGCCAGTTTTCTCAGAGGAAGAATCAGAACAAGTTAAAGGGTCATCTGACTTCATAGAAACTATACACTATCTTACCGCTTCTGTGACAAAGAACGAAATGAACCCTTCACTTTCAAGAATCACAGATTTTAACTCAGACTTGGGCGTATCTATTAATA TTTCTTCTCTGAAG gaCAAGTATGTTGGTTCTCCATGGGCTATGGAAGGCATCCTGGAGTATATAAAGCAGCGCTATGGCAATCCCCAGTCTACATTCTTGAGaatg GTAAAATAA
- the LOC104777613 gene encoding beta-glucosidase 1 isoform X4: MDQPQNHLLLVIFSYRSKDFTAYADVCFREFGRYVKFWTTINEANIFTIGGYNDGNSPPGRCSFPGRNCLLGNSSTETYIVGHNLLLAHASVSRLFKQKYKDIQGGSVGFSLYAFDFTPSTSSKDDEIATQRANDFYLGWMLEPVIYGHYPDAMKKTVGSRLPVFSEEESEQVKGSSDFIETIHYLTASVTKNEMNPSLSRITDFNSDLGVSINSSFFSEGQVCWFSMGYGRHPGVYKAALWQSPVYILENGKIMKQDLELQQKDTPRIEYLEAYIGAVLKAVRNGSDTRGYFVWSFMDLYELLTGYEHSYGLYSVNFSDPQRKRSPKLSALWYSGFLKGKTTFLGSQGIMQSHSNFSSSS, translated from the exons ATGGATCAACCGCAGAATCAT cttcttcttgttattttttcatATCGCAGCAAAGACTTCACTGCTTATGCAGATGTTTGCTTCAGAGAGTTTGGGCGCTACGTCAAATTCTGGACCACGATCAACGAGGCTAATATATTCACTATTGGAGGTTACAACGATGGGAATTCACCGCCTGGTCGTTGCTCCTTTCCGGGCAGAAACTGCTTGTTAGGGAACTCTTCCACTGAAACATATATCGTCGGCCATAACTTGTTGCTTGCGCACGCCTCTGTTTCAAGACTATTTAAGCAAAAGTACAAG GATATACAAGGAGGTTCTGTAGGCTTTAGCTTATATGCATTCGATTTTACTCCTTCTACAAGCTCCAAGGATGATGAAATCGCAACGCAAAGAGCCAATGATTTCTACCTAGGATG GATGCTTGAGCCTGTTATATATGGACACTATCCTGATGCGATGAAAAAAACCGTTGGATCAAGACTGCCAGTTTTCTCAGAGGAAGAATCAGAACAAGTTAAAGGGTCATCTGACTTCATAGAAACTATACACTATCTTACCGCTTCTGTGACAAAGAACGAAATGAACCCTTCACTTTCAAGAATCACAGATTTTAACTCAGACTTGGGCGTATCTATTAATA GCAGTTTCTTCTCTGAAG gaCAAGTATGTTGGTTCTCCATGGGCTATGGAAGGCATCCTGGAGTATATAAAGCAGCGCTATGGCAATCCCCAGTCTACATTCTTGAGaatg GTAAAATAATGAAACAAGATTTGGAGCTGCAACAGAAGGACACACCAAGGATTGAGTACTTAGAAGCTTACATTGGAGCAGTGCTGAAAGCCGTTAG GAATGGATCAGACACGAGAGGCTACTTCGTATGGTCATTTATGGATTTGTACGAGTTACTAACCGGATATGAGCATAGCTACGGATTGTACTCTGTCAATTTTAGCGACCCCCAACGCAAGAGATCTCCCAAACTCTCTGCCCTTTGGTACTCTGGTTTTCTCAAGGGCAAAACCACCTTTCTTGGTTCCCAAGGCATCATGCAATCGCATAGCAATTTCTCGTCTTCCTCCTAG